Proteins co-encoded in one Ruegeria pomeroyi DSS-3 genomic window:
- a CDS encoding NAD+ synthase, translated as MADRFRITLAQLNPTVGDLAGNAAKARMAWEHGREAGADLVALPEMFVTGYNTQDLVLKPVFHDAAIAMIEALAEECADGPALAIGGPLVEEGKLYNAYLILKGGKIVSRSLKTHLPNETVFDEVRIFDAGPLGGPYSVGNTRIGSPICEDAWHEDVAETLAETGAEFLLVPNGSPYYRDKYDMRINQMVARVVETGLPLIYLNMVGGQDDQVFDGGTFGLNPGGALAFRMPVFDEAITHVDLERGSEGWQIVQGEVAPLPDAWEQDYRVMVESLRDYMRKTGFAKVLLGLSGGVDSALVAAIATDALGPENVRCVMLPSEYTSRSSLDDAEAVAQALGVRYDYVPISESRAAVTNTLAPLFAGTEPGLTEENIQSRLRGLLLMALSNKFGEMLLTTGNKSEVAVGYATIYGDMAGGYNPIKDLYKTRVFETCRWRNANHRLWMMGPAGEVIRPSVIDKPPSAELREDQKDSDSLPDYPELDAILDILVDQDGSIADCVAAGFDRDVARRVEHLIYISEYKRYQAAPGARLTPRAFWLDRRYPIVNRWRDPS; from the coding sequence GACCGGCTACAACACGCAAGACCTGGTGTTGAAACCGGTGTTTCACGATGCCGCGATTGCGATGATCGAGGCGCTGGCCGAGGAATGTGCCGACGGCCCGGCGCTGGCCATCGGCGGCCCCTTGGTCGAGGAAGGCAAGCTGTACAACGCTTACCTGATCCTCAAGGGCGGCAAGATCGTCAGCCGCTCGCTCAAGACCCATTTGCCCAACGAGACGGTGTTCGACGAGGTGCGCATTTTCGATGCCGGGCCGCTGGGCGGTCCCTATTCGGTAGGCAATACCCGCATCGGCAGCCCGATCTGCGAGGATGCCTGGCACGAGGATGTGGCCGAGACCCTGGCCGAGACCGGGGCCGAGTTCTTGCTGGTGCCCAATGGCTCGCCCTATTACCGCGACAAATACGACATGCGCATCAACCAGATGGTGGCGCGGGTGGTCGAAACCGGCCTGCCGCTCATTTATCTCAATATGGTGGGTGGTCAGGACGATCAGGTGTTCGATGGTGGCACATTCGGTCTGAACCCGGGCGGCGCGCTGGCGTTCCGCATGCCGGTCTTTGACGAGGCGATCACCCATGTCGATCTGGAACGCGGGTCCGAGGGCTGGCAGATCGTCCAGGGAGAGGTGGCGCCGCTGCCCGATGCCTGGGAGCAGGATTACCGCGTGATGGTCGAAAGCCTGCGCGACTACATGCGCAAGACCGGCTTTGCCAAGGTGCTGCTGGGCCTGTCCGGCGGGGTGGATTCGGCGCTGGTGGCGGCGATTGCCACCGATGCGCTGGGGCCTGAGAACGTGCGCTGTGTGATGCTGCCCTCGGAATACACCAGCCGGTCATCGCTGGACGATGCCGAGGCCGTGGCGCAGGCGCTGGGCGTGCGCTATGACTATGTGCCGATCTCGGAAAGCCGGGCGGCGGTGACCAATACGCTGGCGCCGCTGTTTGCCGGGACCGAGCCGGGCCTGACCGAGGAGAACATCCAGTCCCGCCTGCGCGGCCTCTTGCTGATGGCGCTGTCCAACAAGTTCGGAGAGATGCTGCTGACCACCGGCAACAAGTCCGAGGTGGCGGTGGGCTATGCCACGATCTATGGCGACATGGCGGGTGGTTATAACCCGATCAAGGATCTCTACAAGACGCGGGTGTTCGAGACCTGCCGCTGGCGCAACGCCAATCACCGGCTCTGGATGATGGGACCGGCGGGCGAGGTGATCCGGCCTTCGGTCATCGACAAGCCGCCCAGTGCCGAACTGCGCGAGGATCAGAAGGACAGCGACAGCCTGCCGGATTATCCCGAGCTGGACGCGATCCTGGATATTCTGGTCGATCAGGACGGCTCCATCGCCGATTGCGTGGCCGCCGGGTTCGACCGCGATGTCGCCCGCCGGGTCGAGCATCTGATCTATATCAGCGAGTACAAGCGGTATCAGGCGGCCCCCGGTGCGCGGCTGACCCCACGTGCCTTCTGGCTGGACCGGCGTTATCCCATCGTGAATCGCTGGCGCGACCCGAGTTGA
- a CDS encoding MBL fold metallo-hydrolase produces the protein MTLKLSRRAALTGAASLPLAAAAAPVLAGGHGGKAAAPIARSFKLGSMGVTTLLDGSLPRDGAKDIFGGGASDEDFARVSAENFIPADMAQFFFTPTLIDTGAELVLFDTGLGQGGITRALDAAGVAPEAIDVVVITHMHPDHIGGMVTDGAPTFANARYVTGAAEYDFWSKAEAGNRVGDLVKSHVTPLAEKMTFVEPGASVAAGVTAVDASGHTPGHMGYMLESDGQQLMLTADLANHYVWSFAHPEWEVRFDMDKAKATASRRAILGMLAADRVPMIGYHMPFPAAGYVETRGEGFRFVPVGYQLMG, from the coding sequence ATGACCCTGAAGCTTTCGCGCCGCGCCGCCCTGACCGGTGCCGCATCCCTGCCGCTTGCCGCCGCCGCGGCGCCCGTCCTTGCCGGTGGCCATGGCGGCAAGGCGGCGGCTCCTATCGCCCGCTCGTTCAAGCTGGGCAGCATGGGGGTGACCACCCTGCTTGACGGCAGCCTGCCGCGTGACGGGGCCAAGGACATCTTTGGCGGCGGCGCCTCGGACGAAGATTTCGCCCGTGTCTCGGCCGAGAACTTCATCCCCGCCGACATGGCACAGTTCTTTTTCACCCCGACGCTGATCGATACCGGGGCCGAACTGGTGCTGTTCGACACCGGCCTGGGCCAGGGCGGCATTACCCGCGCGCTCGACGCTGCCGGCGTCGCGCCCGAGGCAATCGACGTGGTGGTGATCACCCATATGCATCCCGACCATATCGGCGGCATGGTGACCGATGGCGCCCCCACCTTTGCCAATGCCCGTTATGTCACCGGCGCCGCCGAGTATGACTTCTGGTCAAAGGCCGAGGCCGGCAACCGCGTCGGTGATCTCGTCAAGTCACATGTCACGCCGCTGGCCGAGAAGATGACCTTTGTCGAACCCGGCGCCTCGGTCGCGGCGGGGGTGACGGCGGTCGATGCCTCGGGCCACACGCCGGGGCATATGGGCTATATGCTCGAAAGCGACGGGCAGCAGCTGATGCTGACCGCGGATCTGGCCAACCATTATGTCTGGTCCTTTGCGCATCCTGAATGGGAGGTACGCTTTGACATGGACAAGGCCAAGGCAACCGCCTCGCGCCGCGCAATCTTGGGCATGCTGGCCGCCGACCGGGTGCCGATGATCGGCTATCACATGCCCTTCCCGGCGGCGGGCTATGTCGAGACCCGTGGCGAGGGCTTCCGCTTCGTGCCCGTCGGTTATCAGTTGATGGGGTGA
- a CDS encoding NAD(P)/FAD-dependent oxidoreductase encodes MPGPRPTDFYSDLALPKQVEVVVVGGGIIGVSAALELAERGVSVLLCEKGQIGAEQSSRNWGWVRLGMRDPREIPLMQAALEIWDGLDDRLGRSTGFVRSGILFAASGRRSVGNLERWARHVDGLETRARMIEGAELAAHLPGHSKLPRAALFMPQDGRAEPQWAAPAVAEGARDRGAQILTACAVRSVDVEAGQVTGVYTERGRVACSRVILAGGAWSRLFAGNAGVSLPQLKVLNTVLRSSPTVEGPNAAYWSDGFAMRRRADGGFTIAAGTQNTVDLVPDSLRLAHRFLPAFRQEWRSLRFRLSRRWLEEAQQARQWQPGDVTPFELTRILDPEPSQKHLRRAWNAARRAFPMLDGSEIMQSWAGMIDVTPDAIPVISDVPALPGLFIATGFSGHGFGIGPGAGRLVADLATGETPVVDPWAFRLSRFSDGSRVAPDPGY; translated from the coding sequence ATGCCCGGACCTCGCCCGACAGATTTCTATTCCGACCTCGCCCTGCCCAAGCAGGTCGAGGTTGTTGTGGTTGGCGGCGGCATCATCGGGGTATCGGCGGCGCTGGAACTGGCCGAGCGGGGCGTTTCGGTCCTGCTGTGCGAGAAGGGCCAGATCGGGGCCGAACAAAGTTCACGCAACTGGGGTTGGGTGCGTCTGGGCATGCGCGATCCGCGCGAGATACCCCTGATGCAGGCGGCGCTGGAGATCTGGGACGGGCTGGATGACCGGCTTGGACGCAGCACCGGTTTCGTGCGCTCGGGCATCCTGTTCGCCGCTTCGGGGCGGCGCAGCGTGGGCAACCTGGAACGCTGGGCGCGCCATGTGGATGGGTTGGAGACGCGGGCACGGATGATCGAGGGGGCGGAACTTGCCGCTCATCTGCCCGGTCACAGCAAGCTGCCGCGCGCGGCGCTGTTCATGCCACAGGATGGCCGGGCCGAGCCGCAATGGGCGGCCCCTGCGGTCGCCGAGGGCGCCCGCGACCGGGGTGCGCAAATCCTGACCGCCTGCGCTGTGCGCTCGGTGGATGTCGAGGCGGGGCAGGTGACCGGCGTCTATACCGAACGGGGCCGGGTGGCCTGTTCCCGTGTGATCCTGGCGGGCGGGGCGTGGTCGCGGCTGTTCGCCGGGAATGCGGGTGTGTCGCTGCCGCAGCTCAAGGTTCTGAACACGGTGCTGCGCAGTTCACCCACGGTCGAGGGTCCGAATGCCGCCTATTGGTCTGACGGGTTCGCCATGCGCCGTCGTGCCGATGGTGGCTTTACCATAGCTGCGGGCACGCAGAACACGGTTGATCTGGTGCCCGACAGTCTGCGGCTGGCACATCGATTCCTGCCCGCTTTCCGGCAGGAATGGCGGTCGCTGCGCTTTCGGCTGTCGCGCCGCTGGCTGGAAGAGGCGCAGCAGGCGCGGCAATGGCAACCGGGTGATGTGACCCCGTTCGAGCTGACCCGGATACTTGACCCCGAACCCTCGCAGAAACATCTGCGCCGCGCCTGGAATGCGGCGCGCCGGGCCTTTCCGATGCTCGACGGGTCCGAAATCATGCAGAGCTGGGCCGGGATGATCGACGTCACCCCGGACGCGATCCCGGTGATCTCGGATGTGCCCGCCCTGCCGGGCCTGTTCATCGCAACCGGGTTTTCCGGCCACGGCTTTGGGATCGGGCCGGGCGCCGGGCGGCTGGTCGCCGATCTGGCGACGGGCGAAACCCCGGTGGTCGACCCGTGGGCGTTTCGCCTGTCGCGGTTCAGTGACGGCAGCCGGGTGGCGCCCGATCCGGGCTATTGA